Proteins encoded together in one Campylobacter peloridis LMG 23910 window:
- a CDS encoding MnmA/TRMU family protein encodes MKALALFSGGLDSMLAIKLISSQGIEVKALNINIGFGSTSDKSEIMAKRAAMAGASFEMIDVRNSYLQEVLFNPQYGYGKHFNPCIDCHAFMFKTALSMLKDENANFIITGEVVGQRPMSQRNDAMAKVKKLALDEEDLILRPMCAKNLPLTKPEREGWVDRQKLEGISGRSRKRQLELAAKFGFEDFESPGGGCLLTLESFSNKIKDFIKFDKNMQVNDAQLLKYGRHLRLPNGAKMIIGRNELENQFLKELKTDKYAEIKLFDLIGAYSLVDENINNEDLNLALSIALTYAKTQSNIQYKIGFKNKIFQSMAFEDKNKIQKFFIS; translated from the coding sequence ATGAAAGCATTAGCACTTTTTAGTGGCGGGCTTGATTCTATGCTTGCTATAAAACTTATAAGCTCTCAAGGCATAGAAGTAAAAGCTTTAAATATAAACATAGGCTTTGGCTCAACAAGCGATAAAAGCGAGATTATGGCAAAACGCGCTGCTATGGCAGGAGCTAGTTTTGAAATGATAGATGTAAGAAATTCATATTTGCAAGAGGTTTTGTTTAATCCCCAATATGGCTATGGTAAGCATTTTAATCCTTGTATAGATTGTCATGCTTTTATGTTTAAAACGGCTCTTTCAATGTTAAAAGATGAAAATGCAAATTTTATCATTACAGGAGAGGTGGTTGGCCAACGCCCAATGAGCCAAAGAAATGATGCTATGGCTAAGGTTAAAAAACTAGCTCTTGATGAGGAAGATTTGATTTTGCGTCCTATGTGTGCTAAAAATTTACCTTTAACTAAGCCTGAAAGGGAAGGTTGGGTAGATAGGCAAAAATTAGAAGGCATTAGTGGAAGAAGCAGAAAAAGACAACTTGAACTAGCTGCCAAATTTGGTTTTGAAGACTTTGAAAGCCCTGGAGGAGGATGCTTATTAACACTTGAGAGTTTTTCAAATAAAATTAAAGATTTCATTAAATTTGATAAAAATATGCAAGTGAATGATGCTCAACTTTTAAAATACGGCCGTCATTTAAGACTCCCAAATGGTGCTAAAATGATAATAGGCAGAAATGAGCTAGAAAATCAATTTTTAAAAGAATTAAAAACCGATAAATACGCAGAAATAAAATTATTTGATTTAATCGGTGCTTATTCTTTGGTAGATGAAAACATAAACAATGAGGATTTAAATTTAGCCCTTAGCATAGCATTAACTTATGCAAAAACTCAAAGCAATATCCAATACAAAATAGGCTTTAAAAATAAAATTTTCCAAAGCATGGCTTTTGAAGATAAAAATAAAATTCAAAAATTTTTTATTAGTTAA